Proteins encoded within one genomic window of Triticum aestivum cultivar Chinese Spring chromosome 2D, IWGSC CS RefSeq v2.1, whole genome shotgun sequence:
- the LOC123056000 gene encoding uncharacterized protein codes for MGCSQVILKTDALKQAFVQDHVMLLAHTLAAYGAGLENGDAAAGFQLQPSHLVPLPPLQALQAHPPLLPLPLPPSIPIGGLLGPWHRASLALRRAPPSRPKPSDLSTVSPRPPSRFRSTFSAVSIATTSLSSSTRPLRLPSAAARTRRRDAACLCLSVSGPAGACYMFDQMFHLNPPLPSPRTGTLEIRLVLIILYQVCMHLTYRRASFLTQRKGHGSSLLRDLPLDSNKFYKYDQLQSASKLWILAAMPSDALIGNFQPVR; via the exons ATGGGATGCAGTCAAGTCATCTTGAAGACAGACGCGCTGAAGCAG GCATTTGTCCAAGATCATGTAATGTTGCTTGCGCACACTTTAGCTGCGTATGGAGCTGGTTTAGAGAATG GGGACGCAGCTGCGGGGTTCCAGCTCCAACCGTCTCATCTAGTTCCACTTCCACCATTGCAGGCACTCCAAGCGCACCCTCCCTTGCTCCCGCTCCCGCTTCCGCCATCCATTCCCATCGGTGGTCTCCTCGGGCCGTGGCACCGGGCCAGCCTAGCCTTACGGCGGGCTCCTCCTTCGCGCCCAAAGCCCTCCGATCTCTCGACCGTGTCGCCGCGTCCGCCCTCCCGCTTCCGATCGACGTTCTCCGCCGTGAGCATCGCCACCACTTCGCTGAGTTCCTCTACACGACCCCTCCGCCTTCCTTCCGCGGCTGCGCGTACGCGCCGACGTGACGCGGCCTGCCTCTGCTTGTCTGTTTCTGGGCCGGCGGGTGCCTGCTACATGTTCGACCAAATG TTCCATTTGAACCCGCCACTGCCATCACCGCGAACCGGGACTTTGGAAATTCGACTGGTCTTGATCATTCTGTACCAAGTCTGCATGCATTTGACCTATCGCCGGGCTAGCTTCCTCACTCAAAGAAAG GGTCATGGTTCATCTTTACTTCGAGATCTACCTCTCGATAGCAATAAATTCTACAAATATGACCAGCTTCAATCTGCTTCGAAATTATG GATCTTAGCAGCCATGCCATCTGATGCTTTAATTGGGAACTTTCAACCGGTGAGGTAA